One part of the Vicia villosa cultivar HV-30 ecotype Madison, WI linkage group LG6, Vvil1.0, whole genome shotgun sequence genome encodes these proteins:
- the LOC131609465 gene encoding CBL-interacting serine/threonine-protein kinase 14-like codes for MAEESQIQIQATNKSTNGVVLFEKYEIGKLLGVGASAKVYHATNVETGKSVAVKVMNKKKLVNGGFSPNIEREISILSRLHHPNIVNLFEVLASKTKIYFIIELASAGELFEEVAKRDKLTEEHARKYFRQLISAVKHCHSHGVYHRDLKLDNLLLDENDNLKVTDFGLSAVKNQIRPDGLLHTVCGTPSYVAPEILAKKGYNGAKADVWSCGVVLFAITAGYLPFNDYNITVLYRKIYRGQFRFPKWFSCDLKNLLSRLLDTNPETRISVDEILQDPWFNSGGYKVDRVLVKEPELEESQTGFKSMNAFDLISFSTGLDMSGLFEDQNGSGLAEWVVSRDKPEKIIERVEEVVKGTTVVVTKMENCGGAKLEGQEGNLIGVVMVYRLTDEFVVVEMKKRGKGEESEAKLWKNKLRPLLVELAKKPEEPVSR; via the coding sequence ATGGCAGAAGAATCACAAATTCAAATACAAGCGACTAACAAGTCAACAAACGGCGTCGTTTTGTTTGAGAAGTACGAAATTGGTAAACTGCTCGGAGTTGGCGCGTCGGCGAAGGTGTACCACGCGACGAATGTCGAAACCGGGAAGAGCGTAGCGGTGAAAGTCATGAACAAGAAGAAACTCGTTAATGGAGGTTTCTCACCAAACATTGAGCGTGAGATCTCAATTCTCAGCCGCCTCCATCATCCTAACATCGTAAACCTCTTTGAAGTGCTCGCGTCGAAGACGAAAATTTACTTCATCATAGAATTAGCCTCCGCCGGCGAACTCTTCGAAGAGGTAGCTAAAAGAGACAAACTCACCGAAGAACACGCTAGAAAATACTTCCGGCAACTTATCTCCGCCGTGAAACACTGTCACTCTCACGGTGTTTACCACCGCGATCTCAAACTCGATAATCTCTTACTAGACGAGAATGATAATCTCAAGGTAACTGATTTCGGTTTAAGCGCGGTGAAAAACCAGATCCGTCCTGACGGTTTACTTCACACCGTTTGCGGTACACCGTCCTACGTGGCACCGGAGATCCTAGCGAAGAAAGGGTATAACGGTGCGAAAGCTGATGTATGGTCATGCGGCGTCGTTTTGTTTGCTATTACCGCGGGATATTTACCGTTCAATGATTATAATATTACCGTGCTGTATAGGAAGATTTACCGCGGTCAATTTCGGTTCCCGAAATGGTTTTCCTGTGATCTGAAGAATCTCTTATCGAGGTTGTTGGATACGAACCCTGAGACGAGGATTAGCGTTGATGAAATTCTTCAAGACCCGTGGTTCAACTCGGGTGGATATAAGGTGGACCGGGTTTTAGTTAAGGAACCGGAGTTGGAGGAAAGTCAAACCGGGTTTAAGTCGATGAACGCGTTTGATTTGATATCGTTTTCAACTGGGTTAGATATGTCTGGTTTGTTTGAGGATCAAAACGGGTCGGGTTTAGCTGAATGGGTTGTTTCAAGGGACAAACCGGAGAAAATTATTGAAAGGGTGGAGGAGGTGGTTAAGGGAACGACGGTAGTTgtaacaaaaatggaaaattgtGGTGGAGCAAAATTGGAGGGACAAGAAGGTAATTTGATTGGTGTTGTTATGGTTTACCGGTTAACGGATGAATTTGTGGTAGTTGAAATGAAGAAACGTGGAAAGGGGGAGGAATCTGAGGCGAAATTGTGGAAAAATAAATTGCGACCTTTGCTTGTTGAGTTGGCTAAGAAACCGGAAGAGCCGGTTTCCCGGTGA